The DNA sequence CAGTTTGGCTGGCACGATCCCACCACTAGCCTGACTCCTCCAGTGGGCCGGCAGTGGCCTAGGGACGTGCAGCATCACGGATGTATTTGGGTTGTTGCTGTTTATTCACCGAGCTGCAGAAGGACCCTTGGGGCTCCTGTACTCTTGTCtagcctgccccaggcccccccgctgccctctgAGTCCTGTCAGACTGGCaggtctggggtgggggctgcagccctgcaggtaaggctgctggcaggcaggagtCGGCAGCCTGGTCTGGGCATGGGAAGGCAATGCCCCCCCCTCGTGTGTCCGCCTCGGCCCTgcccatgcaaatgaccattcaACAGCCAGAGAAAACCACTTGCTCCTGCCGCCTTAGGCACGGCGGGAGGTGCTGAGGATTGGTTTCGACATGTTCGGGCTGCCCATCCTGGGAACCCAGAgaccagctcagccccaccctcccgTGGGtacccccacagcccaggagcGTGGCTTAGTGGGTTACAAAAGGGTACTGCCAATTACTTTGGCTGTCACCTGGAGGAGGCTGGAAGCAGTGACCACTCCATCGTGCCTTAGGTGCAAGTGGTGAATTGCAACCTTTGCCAGACAGAGCTGAGATTTACTGCAAACCTTGACAGTGGCGTAACCCAGTCCAGTACTCACCCCAGCAGCAACACTCTCTGGCAGGCGGCCGGCTGCATAGGCAAGGGGCTGGTGTCCCATAGCAGGGCCCAGCGGGACTGCGTCAGGAGGGCGATGGGATGGGAACGTGCAATTACACAGCCAACATTCCCCTTGTGGCTCCTGCCTTACGTTCAcgtcgtgggggtgggggggcccaaaGTCACTGGCTCACTGCTTCGTTCAGTGGGGCTGACTcactgggagcactggcagctgagcAGCGAAGCCTGAAGCCAGCCGTAATCTGCCACAGTGCTTCGAGATGGACTTTTCTGTCATGAAAGCCCCTTACAGGCCTTAACCAGGAGCCCAGAGACCCCCAGCGATGGACGTGGGCTAACGACTTGACTGGAGTGGCCTAGGATACACCATCCCCTGCCACTGGCCTTTGTTGTGCAGCTGGGGAAATCAAGGCACAAGGCTTGGTCCAGTCACCCCAAAGTCCCTGGCAGAGGTGAGGTTAAAACCAGggtgctcctgcacccccccacctgtGCTCAGCCCTGTGTGTATGAGCACCCCAtaaagcgggggggcgggggggggaggtccCTGGGTGTGACCTACTTATCTTGGCAGGAGCAGAGAGGTGGTCTCCACTTGCAGggagggggggggcagcagggaccccaCCCCTGTGGCTGGGTGTAAGTTGCTCAGATTGCAAAGCGATCAGACCAAtgagctgctgcaggctgtggctgggggctcgGCCTCAGTGGGCTCCTTTgtcctggggctgagctgggcagggccctggcttgCCACGTCCTGCTCCCCAGAGGTAGTAGGGCCCAACACAGCCAGTCAGGTCCTGGGCCTGGCTGCAGCGAGGGCGGTGTgaaacccacagcagcctgacactAACACCCCCACACACGTGTGCGCCCTGGCCCTCAGCCTCCCGCCCACGCGCTGCAGCGTCAGTCACATCTCGTCGGGCTTTGACGTGCCACCCGCTGCAGAGGGGCTGCCTCATGGCTGGCAGGGCCCAGCCTGGAGGGACAAGGGGCTCCCTACCtgagcctggggggcggggggtgggggggggcggtgcatgTGTGGTTTGCCCATGGGAGATGAGGACAGTTGCACATTCTCTGGATGGCACCTTCTGCTCctggcagcagcgctgtgctcccaggggctggtggggggggcgtggcttggggggggtgctggcaggccccacagacctgctgccTGATGGCCAAGTGGCAGGCTGAGGCTGCTCGTGCTATAAAGCCCTGTGGCCTCCATGCACTGTGATCCGGGGGTGCGATGCACTgctgagggcagggcctggcgaAAGGATGCCTGAGCAGCGGCTGCTCTGGGCCCCCCCatttcctgcccctgcccatgGAAAGGGCTCCGTGCCCCATTTGCTCGGTGGCCtgtggggagcagctgcctgcCTTGGGTCTGGTGCCCTGCTGAGGGGCGTCACGCACTAAGCCTCTGGGATTCATTGCCAGGGCTGACCTCGGCTCCGCCAGCCGCTCACACTGTTCAtggaggacagggtcagcaaTGGCTGCTTGCCACGCTGGAGAGATGCCCCCTGCTCTGGCAGTCCCTAatcaacccactgccaggcactGGGTGGGCACAGCCAGAGGGGGATGACTTGACGACTGCCCTGCACCGTTCATTCCCTGGGGAAGCCGCGGGCCTGGCCCGTTGGCAGACAGGACTCTGGGCTAGCCGGCCCTTGGGCTGCCCCAGTGCACAGCCTCCCTCACGTAAAACAGGCCATTGGCACTAGGGGGACAGGAATGGAGGTGCTGAACCATGGCTGTGGCAGGGCTGTTCACTCTTGCAGGGTAGGTGTCTAGCCCTGCAAGTGGGCGCATTGGTCTGGGCACAAGCACAGCCTGGCCCCTGGTAGGGCCCTCCCAAAATAATGGCCCTGAAAAGCATGGTGTGGCTCATGAAATCGCATCTCCCCATGAAACCTGGCTGCCGTAGGGCTCCTGGGTTCCCGTCCTCCCTTCCATGCTaccttctgccccagccactCGGGGAGCAGCGGCAGTTGCTGggcgcccagctctgaaggcagtcgtctgccagcagcagcacagaagacaaGGTGGCAAGACAAGGACCCTGTTATAGCAGCGTTGCTAGAACTGGCCACGCCCCTGGCCCAACACAACCTTGTCTGGGGGAAGGCCCCATTTGGTTACACCACTGGGACGCCTCCCCCAACACAACCACATCTGGAGGGGCAGGCCCCATCTGGGTTCACCATTGGGACACCTCCCTGCAACACAACCacatcggggggggcggggggcaggccccATCTGGGTTCACTACTGggacagggacacacacacacacgcgcatgCGCGCGCGCCCAACACAACCCCATCTGCGGCAGGTCGCATCCATTGAAACCTTTGGTACAGTTAGGATTCAAATCTCTGAAATGTGTTTCAAAATCCTGCCACTGACTGATGAACCGGGGCTGTGACTTgggagggccctggtcactgGTGCCTCGTGTCACCCAAACAGACATCACTGtgcgcgcccccccccgccccctcctgccacagtgggctgggacccaggtgaGTAGGCAGGACTTGTTCCCTGTGCCAGGCGTTTGTGTGACATCCCTCGGGCCACATCACTGAGCGGGGGGAAAACACACCAGCTGGTCTGGCTCTCGCTGACAAATTAATTAGGGAACCACAGACGCCAGCGTCTGGGCCGGCCATGCCTCCTGAGGCAGGCGTCACGCCGGCACCGGCTGCAGGTGCTCCGCTGGGCTGGGTCAGCACCTGGCTCACTGGAGCTCACTAGGGTACCAACTGCTAGctcaggggctgctctccctcggccagggccagctggggtgtgtgagCGGGTCGGGGTTCCTGGGTTGATCACGGGCAAGCAAAATCTAGGAGTGGGCAATGGAGACATGGGAGTGAGCACGGAGTCACCGGCCAGCGCCCGGCTGCTGTCCTCCTTCCCTTTGCAAATGGGCAACGCCAGGCCGACCTCCGGCACACATGGCAGGTGTGCCCCCCCGGCCTGCCTGGTACCCCCCGCATTTGGTACGTCTCAATGGTCAGCACTGCCCCTTCACCAGCCCGCTGTGGGCTCCCTGGGGTGAGGCATGAGGGCAGCGCGAGGTGGGCAAACCAGCACATGCTGACCGCCCAGGGCCTGCTGACGGCAGAGAGGTTGCTGCTGTGAGATCTTCCGCCCCGGCCCGGCTGAAAGGGAGggtgtgagctgggctgggggtggtgggggagcagaatAAAGCActaatggccctgagctccttggGCCTGCTCACCCTGGCCCCCAGAAGCTGGGCCTTGCTGAGCTGTAGGCCTGTGCCGTGGCTGTCACATCTTAATCCATcccggtggggcagctggctcctggccGCTCCTGCGGTGCTGTGATCCTGCTCCAGAGTCTGCTCCTTTCCCCCTTTTCTCCGCCCGCGGTAGAAGCAGCCAGCCCCAGATGCGGCAGAGCTTCTTACGCTGTACGTAACACCTGCCTGCCAGTGATGGGCGTTTGGTGCAGACACTGCCCTGGGCACCGGGCGAACCAGCGCTGGAAAGACCATTCCCGAGACAAGGACCTGACGcaggagcagtgccaggcctCCCTGTGTCCCAGAGAGCCACATGCTGCACATGCCTGACCTGTACGGGCAGCAAGCTGTGCTTTATTCACAGGGCAAAGGAGCACCACAAGGAGGTTGGAAACATTTCCCCCCGCACGGAACCACCCACTTCATGGTTACACACTGGGCTCAGGGGACAAAAGGCAAAATGGAGCGCCCTCACCCAACCCATGCCAAGCTGCTTCCCGGGGCGTAGTGCCCCTGCAGTCCCCAGCCCTGTGGGTGCAGGACACTCATCCTGGTCCTGGCCAGCTGACCAAGGAGGTGAGGGACAGGcctgcccagagcccagggaGTGCTTCGACTTGTGGCTATTTTTGGAACATGTGCACAGTTCCTGGCAGGTCGAGGTGTGAGCCCGTTTGtacctgggcagcagtggggacaGGCCACCAATTGTTAAAGGTGAGAGGCCCCTGGCCTCCacacccagcccaggggcccttttgtggCTGCCCAACGTGTGCCCAATTGCAGTATAAAACCCAAACACTAAACAAGGCCCCCAGCTGCTGACTGAATCTGGTGAGGGCTTGGCTGCATCCCCAGCCTCTCTGCCAGCACGTTGGGCCTCTGCCTTGGCCTGGCAAagcctggcttccctggggctcagagaACCACGTGCACCTGCCCCCACCGGGAAGGCTACGATGGCCACCAGAAGGGCGGCTTCCCCCGGCTCCAGTTTGCCGCCCGCCCGGCAGACTGCGGCACACTCCCCTCACCACTGCTCTGGGCCTGGACACTTATTCCCACCTGAAGTCCTGCCCAACGGTTTCATAGAATTTAATATTATATGGTCTGTAAAAGTCCTGGAGCTGCTCTATCACCTCTGGGTCGATCTGCACGTGAGTCCGCCCTTTGGACTTGCCCAGGCAGCGCGGTGAAGTGCCGCTCTCGGTTTTCTTCAGGCAGGGGAACCCCTTGGTCTTGTTGAAGTAGAAGTGCTTGTCTGTGATGACCCGCTTGATGCCCAGGAAGTCCTGCACTCTGCCCATCTCCCCCGCCGGGTCTGTGATCAGCCTCTCGCCGCTGACAAAGTGgatctgggagagggggaagtaCTGGAGCCAGCTCTCCAGGTGCACCACGTACATCCCAATGCGGATGGCGTTCCACGAGGTGTCCACCCGCCCCAGGCTGCGGTTCTGGAAGGACAGCCCTTCGAAGGTGGGGATGTCAGGCTTCTTGGAGAGCGTCTGCGTGTAGTCCGAGATGGCCCTGGTGACGGGGTTCCGCACCACCACGATCAGCTTGGTGTCTCTGGACATGTTGAAGATGCGCCGTGGGGCGTCCCTGGTGACAAAGTAGCTGGGTGTCTTCTCCATGGTGATCTGGCTGCCGAACGTCCTGGGCATCAGACTTCTGGAAGCAAAGACAGGCACAGGttagggcaggagctgggacccACCGGATTAGGGGAGGCACCTACAAGCATAGCCCTGGGGCCCCAAGCTCAGAGCCGGGTGGCTGGAAACCGCCAGGCAAGGCAATGACATGGTTTCAGCTCCCTAAGAGACAGACTAGCAAGCACGAGGCAAGGGACTCATTCCCATCCAGGCGCCCCTGGAGCATGCAATAGCACATGGGGGGAACGCGACACTTGCCCTGCACTGTAGCTACTGCTAGGACAAGTCTGCAGCAGGGTCAGTTCAGAGACACACCAGATCCCAGCTTAAAACCCTCGGGGCAGACCGGTTAGTGCAGGAACTGAAAAACAGGGCGTGCCCGACCAATGCCTCTGGAGGGACTGCAAAGGCGCCGTGCGACTGGACAGGACTCGTGTTATCACACCTACGCCCACTGAAAGCCTGGATGACCAGGCCTTCTGACTCACAGATCACTAGtgcacctccacccccccacGGTGCCCTTCACTTGTGCACGTGTAGTGCACCTGCAGTGCGATAGTATCCTTTACTAGTGCACCTCCAGCACCACAGTGCCCTTCACTTGTGCACCTGCAGTGCAATGGTATCCTTTACTAGTGCACCTCCACCCTACAGTGCCCTTCACTAGTGCACCTGCAGTGTGATAATATCCTTCACTAGTGCACCTCCACCGCCATAGTGCCTTTTGTTAGTGCACCTGCAGTGCGATGGTATCCTTTACTAGTGCACATCCACCGCCATAGTGCCTTTTGTTACTGCACCTACAGTGCAACAGTATTCTATACTAGTGCACATCCACCACCACAGTGCCTTTTGTTAGTGCACCTGCAGTGCGATGCTATCCTTTACTAGTGCACCTCCAGCACCACAGTGCCCTTCACTAGTGCACCTCCACTGCCATCTGGGCTGGGTGGGTCCCTCAATGACACTAGGTAGATAGGAACCAGGCCTGAAGCTGGCTGAGCCTCCTCTGCGCTGGCACCATCAATAGCCTTAGGcactctgtgcctggctctggcagagcaggTGCACCTGCTCGACAGTGGCCGGGCTTGGGGTGTGTCATCACAAGTGCCCCTGGGCTGAGCAGGGACCAGACCACCTCCAGAATCCCACACAGTACCAGCCACATCCCCTCCCCAAAAGTGAATTAATCAATCTAATTAATTCTGCCAGCTGAGGATCCCCAAGCACATTCACCAGTGCGAGACTGCCACACGCCAGAGCAGATGGTTTCTCCCCCTTGAACAGACGGAGCAAGGGAGGCCCAgtgaagttaagtgacttgcccagggacACAGGAGCTCTGGCCCTCAGCTTGGTCTTCTCATAACTAGACTGTAGGGCCAGGAGAACACGCGACCTCCTGTGCAGGGCTGCAGAGTGGAGAGACCGTGGCCCAGTGGTCAGAGCTGGGCCTGTGGCATTAGGATACTGGGCTCTTGTTCTGACTCTTGGCCTGAGCCACTAGGATCTTGGGCCATGACACTTGGGGTTCAGTTTCCATGGCCGTTCAGCCTCCAGGTCTCCTCTGGAAAGCAAGGTGAGCAGGAGGCACGGGTCCTTCCCTTGGCAGCTagggcagagccctgcccctGAGCCTTGTAAAAGGCTCTAAGCTCTGGGCATGGTTCTCCAAAGTGTCTGTTAGTGATGTGGGTGCAGGAAACCCCTtaactccttcccccaccccagagctggaggTGGTTCCCACCAGGGCCCTTCCGTTGCCAGACAGGCACACCATGCCCCcggccagggcagagggagcagcagcattccctgtgagTGGAGTGCTTGGGTGGTGCCACGCAGGAGAGggttgggtgctgcccagctgattagcagagtgcccacagccggcagcctgtgtttcaccagtggtgcacatctgcctgcacagtgcacaaaacaaaatttattccacccacggatggaaaacgTTGCAGGAGACAGGCTGCCTAGTCTCAGCTTTGGCACTATAGCCTGTGCTATTGGCAAGCCCTGTGCCTCCGAGTGCTAGTGCTAGTGCCAACCAGGACACCATGGGGCCTGCCTCTCTCTGCACCAGGCCCCACCCTCCCAGTCCCACCAGTGCACACCTTGAGTGCAGGACCCCGTGGCCTTGCACTGCTGGTGCCATTTGCCCCGGGCAGCACACGCTCACTGCTCAGACATGGCAGCCTCTGCCCCGGTGGCAGTgaccagctgggtggcagggcagggcagggccgggccagcCATTCACTTCAGAGAGTCgacccctgcctgccagcagcctttccccctgccaggcagggcaCCGGGGGCCAGCCTGACCCACCCGCAGGGTAGGAAGCTGCTTTCCGGGGCTGCAGGATCGCCCATGACCTGTGCAGTCCCCATTCGCCCTGCCAGAGTTCTCATTCGAAAGAGACCAAGCGATGAGGTGGCACAAATTAACAGACCTGCCAGGTACCAGAGCACGGGCCTGGCTTGGGGACCTTCCCACTGCCCTgtctcagcccccagcctgccataCTGTGCAGCGACTGGTCAGGAAATGGTAATTTAGGGcaggcccctctgctgccccccttGTCATAAATCAGAGCAGGGAAGTGATTCACTGTTACCATCCACTGGCAGTGAATCATAAACCTGCTGTTTCATTAATGGCCCATCTTCAGGCTTGTTAGAGCTGCATTACGTGAGCGATTAGGTCTGtgtgtttaaaaatgaaattacatGTTCTAATCAATtatgaaaaatacaaaataatggtGTAATAAATTACGGAAATGAGACTGGAGGAGTCTTTCAAGCGGAGTCCCAGCGCTGGCAGCTCTGGAGCGGCAGAGACTGCTGAGGCAGCAAAACCGAGCCTGCCTGAAGCATAAATCACCTCGGAAACCAGGCAAGGCGATGAAGTGGCACCCTGACTCCAGCCTGACAGGAATGGGGGATCTCTGGCTCACAGGTGTGCCAGCACGTaaagtgacctggggcaggggtccaTGCAATGGCCCTTTGGGGCGCCTGCATTGACAGGCAGCTGCATGCAAGTAGCCTGTCACGGGGCTTCAGCTTTTTCACAGGTGGTTTAGATTCAAAAccatcccaggccctgctcctggtGGAGCACTCTGAGGGCTGACTGGGTGGTGGGAGCACCTTGCCAGTGCATGGGGACAAGGGCACCATTTATGGGGAGCTGAGGGTATCTGTAGCCCTCCAGGAAGTCTAAACCCCTGGGTTTCATACATGGGGTTTGCTTCAAGCACATGccccagctccagaggcagctcttcactgcagcagtttgcctttggggcagggagtttgtaaacagagagaggcaggggtctgtcccacgaaagctcatcacctaataaattatgttgttagtttttaaagtgaggtgtatggggtccagggaggggtagcacctctggggcagtttgtgcacctttggtccccacctggcacccagctctcacctgtggttttaagaagctgtagcatgcagcggccacaccccgataaaccacttcgacaggcgggctaaaccaggtgagggcaGTTGGCAGGCCTGACACCcgtggtgagatagggaattgcctatcccagcatgcaaagtcagcggatgagatcaacagcaagatccaacaacctGGAAGGCAGTTCTacaacactctgtggagagcgaagggcatgacaaggcaccaaagatggcctggctatccactgcagcctaggaagtcccagctgtgacaacttttcgtaccactggaaccaggcttctgaggtcgagggagtggaactgcccctgtgcaacagcttttccactttaaaccttctcctgcacaggttctttgcgcattctcatcacttctgtctacctcaagtCCTGCAGCGATGGcggaggggcgaagcgacaggcAGAGGTGACCACTGGGACTCGTAGcgccaaacctgcatgtaggcagcctgtggactttggtctctccactctgaccctgggacgacagaggagttcggcagcattccaggtgactgagcaggcctttttagggacagcactgctcaccctcaaaatgaggaaggggactagaaaaggtgtcccaaaaattgtcctcccaaccaaaatggccagcatgctgcagctggcagttttacccttaTAgaggtcgaaaaacagtgaaaagaaagatatttgCAGCATGAAACGTTCGccccctcttggacagggagaacggtgtgaggcctgagagaaatacagccctcatagcaagagaactggcacgttataacattgacatagccgccctgagCGAGAGCAGGTTGGCAGAGGAAtgatccatctgcgaaccaaaaggaggttacaccttcttctggtaacgcaggccagaaaatgaagacagaatctaCAGAGTGGGACTTGCTATCAAGACATCACTCCTGCACCAGCTTCCCGACCTACCAACTTGTGTCAGTGAATGTCTGATCAAGCTGCGCTTCCAgctcaacacctctcgccacattacagtcatcagcacttaACGCCCCCACGCTGACTAGCGgcgacgaagcaaaagaaagtttctatgaggaccttgaccatcttgtgaaagcaactcctcctagtgacaagcttctcctgttgggtgacttcaacgccagggtcggcaaggactgtaggacctggaaatggctgctggggcatcatggtgttggtaacatgaatgccaatggccaatGCCTTCTGCtaagcttgtgtgcagaaaacgacctgacgattaccaacactctcttcaggcaagccgataaatacaaaaccacatggatgcacccaagatcaaaacagtggcacctgattgactaggttatcagtcacaggtgggacatttgagatgttaagatcaccagggccatgtggggagctgagtgctggactgatcacagactcgtcagatcagtccttaatGCTGTAcgtcacaccactgcaccgcaagaagctcaaggttgtc is a window from the Carettochelys insculpta isolate YL-2023 chromosome 16, ASM3395843v1, whole genome shotgun sequence genome containing:
- the HS3ST2 gene encoding heparan sulfate glucosamine 3-O-sulfotransferase 2 gives rise to the protein MACRALSGRAGPRCPRLPRRLLVLVTLSLSGTYLCYRLLGCAGPPLLAPSGPALRRCPPARSAGAKKLLQAPRPCARQPGEPTWGANGSGPAPAPARPGSKRLPQALIVGVKKGGTRAVLEFIRVHPEVRALGSEPHFFDRHYERGLEWYRSLMPRTFGSQITMEKTPSYFVTRDAPRRIFNMSRDTKLIVVVRNPVTRAISDYTQTLSKKPDIPTFEGLSFQNRSLGRVDTSWNAIRIGMYVVHLESWLQYFPLSQIHFVSGERLITDPAGEMGRVQDFLGIKRVITDKHFYFNKTKGFPCLKKTESGTSPRCLGKSKGRTHVQIDPEVIEQLQDFYRPYNIKFYETVGQDFRWE